The nucleotide window GCTGCCATTTGCCGGAATGACTCGCCGCATTCCGCATGCGCCAGCGCGCCCGTGGCCGGGATATGAATCGTCAACACGGGATCATCCTTTTTAAGAATTTCATGCCATTCCGAAACCGGCAGTGTTATCCGGAATGGCAAGGCCTCGCCGCGCGGCGATACGGGGTGTCCGCCGATATAACCGCCATTGGTTGCGAATTTTGCCGTCCATTTGTCTTCCGGATCAAATTCGTTGTTAGCGCCGTCAAATTGGCCGTCCCGGCGGAAAATCATGTTTTCTCCGGCCAGCATCATAACCCTTTGATCCGCATAATTTCTGAAAACATGAAAATCATAAGGGAAAATGCCCGGCAGGAACTGCAGCCGGCCAAGCTTAAAGAGCTTGCCGCGGAAATGATGTATCAGCCATGTCTTTTCTTTGAATCCCCACGCGCCATATTTTTTGCGATATTCATATATCCAGAGCTGCAAATCGGAAAGCGTATCCAGCGTTATTGCCTCCGGAATGCCGAGTTTCTGATGAATATCCAGGACATGTTTCAGGCCGGAAAGGAAAACAACGGCATAAAACATATCCGCGGCTTT belongs to Kiritimatiellia bacterium and includes:
- a CDS encoding acyltransferase domain-containing protein, with product LQRLAWHCHFLAFHGTEEQTGNIGLWPMLPGQKGKAADMFYAVVFLSGLKHVLDIHQKLGIPEAITLDTLSDLQLWIYEYRKKYGAWGFKEKTWLIHHFRGKLFKLGRLQFLPGIFPYDFHVFRNYADQRVMMLAGENMIFRRDGQFDGANNEFDPEDKWTAKFATNGGYIGGHPVSPRGEALPFRITLPVSEWHEILKKDDPVLTIHIPATGALAHAECGESFRQMAAFWPKYFPEYKFKALTCASWLLDGQFERHLPPTANIVRFLAEFYLHPIPNADEQQTFERVFGQQIDDVARAPQNTSLQRAVIKHIKNGGRWRSGGGILFAEDLQWGEQTYRKNERDYKSLA